The Erpetoichthys calabaricus chromosome 5, fErpCal1.3, whole genome shotgun sequence genome has a segment encoding these proteins:
- the LOC114641637 gene encoding zinc finger protein 501-like, translating to MASAKENGVPEGLAHIKQEDCEWEAPEYLSAKVEDYERQISDFKVEEPEEETVDVKTELCTHWHPIQVKPELPEFEENIPEGNRWDAEGQESSGSLGMNLQAKGTSQSSWAQTSRQRRLQQKQDKEKTKKSTRGSSLQCSSLSVVKLTQAEAVNHDQQQEHNTDQEAARVGRECKETSKKKSDSEDCRSVHAKLKPCCCSECGKQFFFSSSLQRHMRTHTGEKPYCCPECGKRFTAINTLQNHARIHTGEKPFCCSECGKQFSTKSSLRQHKRIHTGEKPYCCSECGKRFLHNCSLQNHIRVHTGEKPYCCTECGKRFTNISTLHGHERIHTGEKPYCCSECGKQFSKVSSLLQHTRIHSGEKPYCCSECGKRFLYNCSFQRHARIHTGEKPYGCAECGKRFTDSSALWQHKRIHTGEKPFCCSICGKRFPLNYKLQSHLKIHTGEKPFSCPECGKQFSNSSSLKNHIKSHTVR from the exons ATGGCCTCAGCCAAAGAGAATGGTGTGCCTGAAGGACTGGCCCACATTAAGcaagaggactgtgagtgggaggCACCAGAGTATTTGTCTGCGAAGGTGGAAGATTATGAAAGACAGATTTCAGATTTTAAAGTGGAGGAGCCCGAGGAGGAGACTGTGGATGTTAAAACGGAGCTTTGTACccactggcatcccattcaagtGAAACCTGAGTTGCCAGAGTTTGAGGAGAACATCCCCGAAGGAAACAGGTGGGACGCAGAAGGGCAGGAGTCATCTGGGAGCCTAGGAATGA ACTTACAGGCAAAAGGCACATCTCAATCTTCGTGGGCTCAGACTTCTCGTCAGCGCAGGCTGCAACAGAAGCAGGAcaaggaaaagacaaagaaatCAACAAGAGGATCCTCTTTGCAGTGCAGTTCCCTTTCTGTTGTCAAGCTAACACAGGCAGAAGCCGTCAACCATGATCAACAACAAGAGCATAATACAGATCAAGAAGCTGCGCGTGTGGGCCGAGAGTGCAAAGAAACTTCCAAAAAGAAATCGGACAGCGAGGATTGTAGGTCAGTTCATGCAAAACTGAAGCCGtgttgctgttctgaatgtggaaaacaattctttttCAGTAGCAGCCTCCAAAGACACATGAGAacccacactggagagaaaccctattgctgtcctgaatgtggcaaaagattcacCGCCATCAACACTCTTCAGAACCAcgcaagaattcacacaggagagaaaccgttttgctgttcagaatgtggcaaacagttctccACCAAAAGTAGTCTTCGACAGCACAaacgaattcatactggagagaagccatattgctgttctgagtgtggcaaaAGATTTCTCCATAACTGCAGTCTTCAGAACCACATAagagttcacacaggagagaaaccgtattgctgtactgaatgtggcaaacgtttCACTAACATTAGTACTCTTCACGGCCATGAAAGAATTCATACGGGTGAAAAGCcgtattgctgctctgaatgtggcaagcaattcTCCAAAGTCAGCAGTCTTTTACAGCACACACGGATTCAcagtggagagaagccatactgctgttctgaatgtggtaaaaggTTTCTCTATAACTGcagtttccaaagacatgcaagaatccacacaggagagaaaccctatggctgtgctgaatgtggaaaaagattCACCGACAGTAGCGCCCTTTGGCAGCacaaaagaattcatactggagaaaagccattttGCTGTTCTATATGTGGTAAAAGATTCCCTCTTAACTACAAACTTCAGAGCCACTTAAAAATCCACACCGGTGAAAAGCCGTTTTCCTgccctgaatgtggcaaacaattctctaaTAGCAGCAGCCTTAAAAACCACATAAAAAGTCACACTGTAAGATGA